Proteins encoded together in one Amphritea japonica ATCC BAA-1530 window:
- a CDS encoding ABC transporter permease gives MTNRQLFIAFWTILVKEVRRFTRIWAQTLLPPAITMTLYFIIFGNLIGSRIGQMGGFNYMEFIVPGLIMMSVITNSYGNVVSSFYSTKFQRHIEELLVSPTPNWIILAGYVIGGSVRGLLVGLMVTLLSMFFTDLQIHNFWVITSIVCLTAILFSLGGFINAVYANSFDHIAIIPTFVLTPLTYLGGVFYSITLLPEFWQNVSQINPILYMVNTFRYGILGVSDIDIGFAYGMIIGVIIILFSYSMHLLNTGKGIRQ, from the coding sequence ATGACTAACAGACAACTATTTATCGCCTTCTGGACCATTCTTGTGAAAGAGGTGCGCCGCTTTACCCGTATCTGGGCGCAGACTCTGTTACCACCGGCGATCACCATGACGCTGTATTTTATTATTTTTGGTAATCTGATCGGTTCCCGGATAGGCCAGATGGGGGGCTTTAATTATATGGAGTTTATCGTGCCCGGCCTGATTATGATGTCGGTTATCACTAACTCCTATGGGAATGTTGTTTCCTCTTTTTATAGCACTAAATTTCAGCGACATATTGAAGAGCTGCTGGTCTCGCCCACACCTAACTGGATTATTCTGGCAGGTTATGTGATTGGCGGTTCAGTGCGAGGCTTGCTGGTCGGTCTGATGGTGACATTGCTATCGATGTTCTTTACGGATCTGCAGATTCATAATTTCTGGGTGATCACATCGATTGTCTGCCTCACCGCTATCCTGTTTTCACTGGGTGGCTTTATCAATGCGGTGTATGCCAATAGCTTTGATCATATAGCGATTATCCCGACGTTTGTGCTGACGCCGCTGACCTATCTGGGAGGCGTGTTTTACTCGATTACTTTACTGCCTGAGTTTTGGCAAAATGTCTCTCAGATCAATCCTATTCTCTATATGGTGAATACTTTCCGTTACGGAATTCTGGGTGTCAGTGATATCGATATAGGTTTTGCTTACGGTATGATCATCGGTGTCATCATTATACTGTTTAGTTATTCAATGCATCTGCTGAATACCGGTAAAGGTATTCGACAGTAA
- a CDS encoding ABC transporter ATP-binding protein — protein sequence MTTALSITDLRKVYGNGFEALKGISFDVQEGDFFALLGPNGAGKSTTLGIVSSLVNKSSGQVTVFGHNLDKDASKAKCELGVVPQEFNFNMFEKVADILITQAGYYGIPAGEAQQRCEFYLRKLGLWEKRNEPSRSLSGGMKRRLMIARALMHEPRLLILDEPTAGVDIELRRSMWEFLKELNAEGTTIILTTHYLEEAESLCRNIGIIDQGVIVKNTNMRDLLQQLNTESFIMDISPVQDECPRVDGYQVTMEGDHTLLVEVEKSQSLNPVFAQLSEQGVAVTSMRNKSNRLEELFVSLVDKTLEEKTEGGQSND from the coding sequence ATGACGACTGCGCTCTCCATAACTGACCTGCGCAAGGTCTATGGCAATGGCTTCGAAGCCCTGAAGGGGATTTCCTTTGATGTACAGGAAGGTGATTTTTTTGCGTTACTTGGGCCCAATGGAGCCGGTAAATCAACAACCTTAGGTATTGTTTCCTCACTGGTCAATAAAAGCTCAGGCCAGGTAACCGTGTTTGGCCATAATCTGGATAAAGACGCGAGCAAGGCTAAGTGTGAGCTGGGAGTGGTTCCCCAGGAATTTAATTTTAATATGTTTGAGAAAGTCGCTGATATTCTGATTACTCAAGCGGGCTACTACGGAATTCCTGCCGGAGAAGCGCAACAGCGCTGCGAGTTTTATCTTCGCAAACTAGGGTTATGGGAGAAGCGGAATGAACCCTCCCGTAGTCTCTCCGGGGGGATGAAACGTCGGTTAATGATAGCCCGCGCGTTGATGCATGAGCCGCGCTTACTGATTCTCGATGAGCCGACTGCAGGAGTCGATATTGAGCTGCGCCGTTCAATGTGGGAATTTTTGAAAGAGCTTAATGCTGAAGGTACAACGATTATCCTCACCACACACTACCTGGAAGAGGCAGAAAGCCTGTGCCGTAATATCGGTATTATCGATCAGGGGGTGATTGTTAAGAACACCAACATGCGCGATCTGTTACAGCAGCTTAATACGGAGTCCTTTATCATGGATATCAGCCCGGTACAGGATGAATGTCCGCGTGTTGATGGCTATCAGGTGACAATGGAAGGTGATCATACGTTGCTGGTTGAGGTAGAAAAATCCCAGAGTTTGAATCCGGTCTTTGCTCAGTTATCAGAACAGGGTGTTGCTGTGACGAGCATGCGAAATAAGAGTAATCGTCTGGAAGAGCTTTTTGTCTCTCTGGTCGATAAAACACTTGAAGAGAAGACAGAGGGAGGCCAGTCAAATGACTAA
- the queF gene encoding NADPH-dependent 7-cyano-7-deazaguanine reductase QueF (Catalyzes the NADPH-dependent reduction of 7-cyano-7-deazaguanine (preQ0) to 7-aminomethyl-7-deazaguanine (preQ1) in queuosine biosynthesis): MKESQTALEHAPLGADTEYVNQYDAALLYPIARDLNWKAQGVIRSELPFQGSDIWNAYEVSWLNDKGKPVVRLAEFRFSATSHNIVESKSFKLYLNSFNLTRFDSESEVQARMVTDLTVASEGAVEVILSQLDITTPILKFEGECLDELDIEVTDYSPAPQRLSATGEVVEEALYSHLLKSNCPVTGQPDWASIAIEYRGAAIDREGLLQYLISYREHGDFHEQCVESIFMDIWNRCRPEELTVYARYLRRGGLDINPYRSSKTGRPVNLRLSRQ, translated from the coding sequence ATGAAAGAGAGTCAGACCGCTTTGGAACATGCGCCTTTAGGTGCAGATACCGAGTATGTTAATCAATATGATGCAGCGTTGCTGTACCCCATTGCCAGGGATCTGAACTGGAAGGCTCAGGGTGTTATACGTAGTGAACTGCCTTTTCAGGGCAGCGATATATGGAACGCTTATGAAGTGTCCTGGCTGAATGATAAAGGCAAACCGGTTGTGCGACTCGCTGAGTTTCGCTTTTCAGCGACGAGTCACAATATTGTCGAGTCAAAGTCATTTAAACTCTACCTTAACTCCTTCAATCTGACGCGCTTTGATTCAGAATCTGAGGTTCAGGCGCGTATGGTGACAGACCTTACAGTAGCCTCTGAAGGCGCAGTTGAGGTGATCCTTAGTCAACTGGATATCACCACGCCAATTCTTAAGTTTGAAGGTGAGTGTCTTGATGAGCTGGATATTGAGGTGACGGATTATAGTCCTGCCCCTCAGCGGTTGAGTGCTACCGGAGAGGTGGTAGAAGAGGCGCTATACAGTCATCTGCTGAAGTCTAATTGCCCGGTGACCGGACAGCCAGACTGGGCGAGTATCGCTATTGAATATCGTGGGGCAGCGATAGATCGTGAAGGGTTGCTACAGTATCTGATCTCCTATCGTGAACACGGTGATTTCCATGAACAGTGTGTAGAGTCGATCTTTATGGATATCTGGAATCGCTGCCGCCCGGAAGAGCTAACTGTATATGCCCGCTATCTGCGCCGCGGTGGGCTTGATATTAATCCGTACCGTAGTAGTAAAACTGGTCGGCCTGTTAACTTGCGGCTTAGCCGTCAATAA
- a CDS encoding PA2817 family protein, translating to MTAYQLHHLNFLKIAYNNFIKQEPFTLEEITAEEEQFILDFQQLIHDFEQGVEHVYVDGEEFLDKTFRMYPQLAHLVARDLLWYFGGNCLHNMADIELEKFQQLDELRFAAEEKGEEFDYINARASVFGQN from the coding sequence ATGACAGCGTACCAATTACACCACCTCAACTTTCTGAAAATCGCCTATAACAACTTCATTAAGCAGGAACCTTTCACTCTGGAAGAGATTACTGCAGAAGAGGAACAGTTTATTCTCGATTTTCAACAGCTAATCCATGACTTTGAACAAGGTGTAGAGCATGTCTATGTAGACGGAGAGGAGTTTCTTGATAAAACTTTCCGCATGTATCCACAACTGGCCCACCTGGTAGCACGGGACCTTCTGTGGTATTTCGGTGGTAACTGTCTGCATAACATGGCTGATATAGAGCTAGAAAAATTCCAGCAACTGGATGAATTACGCTTTGCCGCAGAAGAAAAAGGGGAAGAGTTTGATTACATCAACGCCCGCGCGAGCGTTTTCGGACAAAACTAA